CATTTACAACCTTATCAATAGTATTTATAGGAGCAGCTGGTATTCCCTTAGCTAATAATCTCTCAACAGTTTCATCTACTTTTTTATCCTTCAACCACTCTTCGATTATAGGTTTTAAATGCATATTATTTTCAACTCTTTTAGCATTTGATATAAATCTCTCATCTTCTAATAGTTCAGGAGCTTCCATAACTCCAACTAGTAAAGAGAAAAGTTTGTCATTTCCACAACCTATTACTAAGCTACCATCTAAAGCTTTGAATGAGTCATAAGGATATACAGATTCATATCTATTTCCTATTCTTTCTGGAATTTTTCCACTAGTTAGGTAGATTTGAGTGATGATTTCCATTGATGATACAACAGAGTCTACTAAGGCAACATCTACCTTTTGTCCTATTCCAGTTTTAAACTTATAATTTAAAGCCCCTAAAACACCAATAGTTACACTTAGTCCAGCTAAGATATCTGCCATTGCTGTTCCTGTTCTTGTAGCTTCTCCCCCAGGCCAACCAGTAGTACTCATCAATCCACCAACAGCCTGACCAATAATATCATATCCAGCTCTATTTTTATATGGTCCTGTATGTCCAAATCCTGAAACACAACCATATATTATTCCAGGATTTACTGCTTTTAATTCCTCATATCCCAATCCTAATTTTTCCATAGTTCCAGGTCTAAAATTTTCTAAAATAATATCAGCTTTTTTTACTAATTCTAAAAATATTTCTTTTCCCTTTTCAGATTTTAAATTAAGTGTTATTCCCTTTTTATTTCTATTTAAATTCATATAATAAGCACTTTCTCCGTTGACAAAAGGACCAAAACTTCTACTGTCATCTCCCTTTTTTGGTACTTCTACCTTTATCACTTCAGCTCCCATATCTGCTAACAACATTCCACAATAAGGTCCTGCCAAAACTCTTGTTAAATCTAAAACTCTTACTCCTGTTAATGCTCCCATTTTTTATTCCTCCTAATTAGTCGACTAGTCGTTTATATTTAAATATATAACATATTGTTTCCAAAAAGTCAATTTTTTATTTTTTAAGTTTGATGTTTTATAAAAAATAATTAATTTTGAAAATTATAGAATAAAGGAATTGTCTAATTGGAGTATTGTTTTTTAAAAAATAAAATGTTATAATTGAAAAGATGTCTATGTAAATTTAGGAGGAGTTATGAAATTATTAGCTCAAAGGGAATATGAAAATATAAAGGAGTTTATATATAGGACTTTAAAATATAATATTATGACTCTTTTTCTCAAACCTGGAGAAAAAATTAGTGAAAGTGAGTTACAAAATTTTTTTAATACAAGTAAGTCTCCAATAAGAGAAGCATTAGTAAAATTAAAAGAGGAGAAATTAATAGAGGCTATTCCACAAAAAGGAACTTTTATATCTAAAATTAATCTGAAACTTGTTGAAAATACTCTTTTTATTAGAAAAATTTTAGAAAAAGAGGTATTGAGATTGGTAATACTTTCACCTTTAGATAAGAAAGT
Above is a window of Fusobacterium mortiferum ATCC 9817 DNA encoding:
- a CDS encoding CaiB/BaiF CoA transferase family protein, with protein sequence MGALTGVRVLDLTRVLAGPYCGMLLADMGAEVIKVEVPKKGDDSRSFGPFVNGESAYYMNLNRNKKGITLNLKSEKGKEIFLELVKKADIILENFRPGTMEKLGLGYEELKAVNPGIIYGCVSGFGHTGPYKNRAGYDIIGQAVGGLMSTTGWPGGEATRTGTAMADILAGLSVTIGVLGALNYKFKTGIGQKVDVALVDSVVSSMEIITQIYLTSGKIPERIGNRYESVYPYDSFKALDGSLVIGCGNDKLFSLLVGVMEAPELLEDERFISNAKRVENNMHLKPIIEEWLKDKKVDETVERLLAKGIPAAPINTIDKVVNDSHILSREMFVEVEHPKAGKMKLTGNHLKFSETPTKIKTPAPLLGEHLNEVLGNILGYTQEEIERLADENLF